In a genomic window of Bicyclus anynana chromosome 5, ilBicAnyn1.1, whole genome shotgun sequence:
- the LOC112052727 gene encoding E3 ubiquitin-protein ligase RNF185 — MAETSEAKPSAPPPGGDAGEDDKRDERMLECNICLDTARDAVVSMCGHLFCWPCLHQWLETRPSRQVCPVCKAAISREKVIPLYGRGNTKQEDPRNKVPPRPAGQRTEPESAGGFPGFGFGEGFHMSFGIGAFPFGVFTSTFNFGDPRPSAAPRGTAQFEEEQFLSKIFLWVAILFVLWLVFA; from the exons ATGGCGGAGACGAGCGAGGCGAAACCCAGCGCTCCGCCGCCCGGCGGGGACGCGGGCGAGGACGACAAACGCGACGAGCGCATGCTGGAGTGCAACATCTGCCTCGACACGGCGCGCGACGCCGTCGTCAGCATGTGCGGCCACCTCTTCTG TTGGCCATGTCTACACCAGTGGCTGGAGACTCGGCCCAGCCGGCAGGTGTGTCCGGTGTGCAAAGCTGCTATCAGCCGGGAGAAGGTCATCCCCCTGTACGGCAGAGGCAACACCAAGCAAGAGGACCCAAGAAACAAG GTGCCGCCGCGGCCGGCCGGGCAGCGCACGGAGCCCGAGAGCGCCGGGGGCTTCCCGGGCTTCGGCTTCGGCGAGGGCTTCCACATGTCGTTCGGCATCGGCGCCTTCCCCTTCGGCGTGTTCACCTCCACCTTCAACTTCGGCGACCCGCGCCCCAGCGCCG CGCCGCGCGGCACCGCGCAGTTCGAGGAGGAGCAGTTCCTGTCGAAGATATTCCTGTGGGTGGCCATCTTGTTCGTGCTGTGGCTGGTGTTCGCGTGA